Proteins encoded by one window of Limimonas halophila:
- a CDS encoding L-threonylcarbamoyladenylate synthase produces the protein MTASTPIRAAAPLRAADDDAIARAGEILAGGGLVAFPTETVYGLGADATNPRAVAGIFEAKGRPRFNPLIVHVASLKDAAAIGTLNTVARALAERFWPGPLTLVLPRRADSPVAELVSAGLDTVAVRVPAHPLARRGIAAAQRPLAAPSANASGEVSPTTAQHVADSLDGRLDLILDGGACEVGVESTVVDTTRTPPVLLRPGGIPREALEAVVGAVAEPGGSGGAPASPGQLTSHYAPDHRLRLNAATVAGDEGLLAFGDDVPPGAAVTRNLSPAGDLREAAANLFAMLRDLDRQPVRGLAAVAIPDHGLGRAINDRLHRAKHEGV, from the coding sequence ATGACAGCCAGCACCCCCATTCGCGCGGCGGCCCCCCTTCGCGCGGCAGACGACGACGCCATCGCCCGGGCCGGCGAAATCCTCGCCGGCGGCGGGCTTGTCGCGTTCCCCACCGAAACCGTCTACGGCCTGGGCGCGGACGCCACCAACCCACGCGCTGTCGCCGGAATCTTCGAGGCCAAGGGCCGGCCACGCTTCAACCCGCTGATCGTCCACGTCGCCAGCCTCAAGGACGCCGCGGCCATCGGCACCCTCAACACGGTCGCCCGCGCGCTTGCCGAGCGCTTCTGGCCCGGCCCGCTGACGCTCGTGCTGCCGCGCCGGGCGGACAGCCCCGTCGCCGAGCTGGTCAGCGCCGGGCTCGACACCGTGGCCGTGCGCGTGCCCGCCCATCCCCTCGCCCGCCGCGGCATCGCCGCCGCGCAGCGCCCGCTCGCGGCGCCCAGTGCCAACGCCTCCGGTGAGGTCAGCCCGACCACGGCCCAGCATGTCGCCGACTCCCTCGACGGCCGCCTGGACCTCATCCTCGACGGCGGCGCGTGCGAGGTGGGCGTGGAAAGCACGGTCGTGGACACCACCCGCACCCCGCCCGTGTTGCTGCGGCCGGGCGGCATCCCGCGGGAGGCCCTGGAAGCCGTCGTGGGCGCGGTCGCCGAGCCCGGCGGCAGCGGCGGCGCGCCCGCCAGCCCCGGTCAGCTCACCAGTCACTATGCCCCGGACCACCGCCTGCGCCTGAACGCGGCCACGGTCGCGGGCGACGAGGGCCTGCTGGCCTTCGGCGACGACGTGCCGCCCGGCGCCGCCGTCACCCGCAACCTCAGCCCCGCCGGCGACCTGCGCGAGGCGGCGGCCAACCTCTTCGCCATGCTCCGCGATCTCGACCGACAGCCCGTGCGCGGCCTCGCCGCCGTGGCAATCCCTGACCATGGTCTCGGCCGCGCCATCAACGACCGCCTGCACCGCGCTAAACACGAGGGTGTTTAA
- the parA gene encoding ParA family partition ATPase yields MAAHTIALAQQKGGAGKTTLAAHLAVALAEAGHGVAAVDTDPQGSLAGWGEVRAAADTRAPVTVHSVAGWRLGPELSRLQRGHDLVVIDSPPHAETDARAVIRAADLMVAPVQPSPLDVRATEPTLSLAADAGTPALVVLNRVPPRARLTDAMTDALGRLDVGLAATRIGSRVALAESLAEGLGVTESQPRGRAAGEVRALAEELFKRFG; encoded by the coding sequence ATGGCGGCACACACGATCGCGCTGGCCCAGCAGAAGGGCGGCGCCGGCAAGACCACGCTGGCGGCGCACTTGGCCGTCGCGCTGGCCGAGGCGGGGCACGGTGTGGCGGCCGTGGACACGGACCCGCAGGGCTCGCTGGCAGGGTGGGGCGAGGTGCGCGCGGCGGCCGACACCCGCGCGCCGGTGACGGTGCACAGCGTGGCCGGCTGGCGCTTGGGGCCGGAGTTGTCGCGCCTGCAGCGCGGCCACGACCTCGTGGTCATCGACAGCCCGCCGCACGCGGAAACCGACGCGCGCGCCGTCATCCGCGCCGCCGACCTCATGGTGGCGCCGGTGCAGCCCTCGCCGCTGGATGTGCGGGCGACCGAGCCGACGCTGAGCCTCGCGGCCGACGCGGGCACGCCGGCCCTGGTGGTGCTCAACCGCGTGCCGCCGCGCGCCCGCCTCACCGACGCCATGACGGACGCGCTCGGCCGGCTGGATGTGGGGCTGGCGGCGACGCGCATCGGCTCGCGCGTGGCCCTGGCGGAAAGCCTGGCCGAGGGACTCGGCGTCACCGAGTCGCAGCCCCGCGGCCGGGCGGCTGGGGAGGTGCGCGCCCTGGCGGAGGAGCTTTTCAAGCGGTTTGGCTGA
- the cysQ gene encoding 3'(2'),5'-bisphosphate nucleotidase CysQ — MTEDLTPERMNELVDLVRRLAGRAGQATLVYYGADADMGVQEKSDESPLTKADLAADRIIGEELKQATPDIPVVSEEGVEQHGAPAVDRLFWLVDPLDGTKEFIEQNGEFTVNIALIKDGQPVLGIVYAPALNRTWLGARLQSGEAHALFIDDGAEPEEIAARTPPAEGLTVVASRRHGDPETLKAFLGGKPVAETKNAGSSIKFCLVASGEADLYPRFGRTMEWDTAAGHAVLAAAGGRVETTDGQPFTYGKPDFANPEFVAYGA; from the coding sequence ATGACCGAGGATCTCACCCCCGAGCGCATGAACGAACTGGTCGATCTCGTGCGCCGGCTCGCCGGCCGCGCCGGTCAGGCCACGCTGGTCTACTACGGCGCCGACGCCGACATGGGGGTGCAGGAGAAAAGCGACGAGTCCCCGCTGACCAAGGCCGATCTGGCCGCCGACCGCATCATCGGCGAGGAATTGAAGCAGGCGACGCCGGACATCCCCGTGGTGTCCGAGGAAGGCGTGGAGCAGCACGGCGCGCCCGCCGTCGACCGCCTGTTCTGGCTGGTCGACCCGCTGGACGGCACCAAGGAATTCATCGAGCAGAACGGCGAGTTCACGGTGAACATCGCCCTGATCAAGGACGGCCAGCCGGTGCTGGGGATCGTTTACGCGCCGGCGCTCAACCGCACCTGGCTGGGCGCGCGCCTGCAAAGCGGCGAGGCGCACGCCCTCTTCATCGACGACGGCGCGGAGCCCGAGGAAATCGCGGCACGCACGCCGCCGGCCGAGGGGCTGACGGTCGTGGCGAGCCGCCGCCACGGCGATCCGGAAACGCTTAAGGCCTTCCTGGGCGGCAAGCCGGTCGCCGAAACGAAGAACGCCGGCAGTTCGATCAAGTTCTGCCTGGTCGCCAGCGGAGAGGCGGATCTCTACCCGCGCTTCGGCCGCACGATGGAATGGGACACGGCGGCGGGCCACGCCGTGCTCGCGGCGGCCGGCGGCCGGGTCGAAACCACGGACGGCCAGCCCTTCACCTACGGTAAGCCCGACTTCGCCAATCCCGAATTCGTCGCCTACGGGGCATAA
- a CDS encoding SOS response-associated peptidase codes for MCGRYSITQPVEAIQRVFKVAERPNLPPRYNVAPTQDVPAVRQGDDGERHLALLRWGLIPFWADDPSIGSRMINARAESAAQKNAFRAAFRRRRCLVVADGFYEWKKPETKGGRKQPYRVTLTDGGLFAFAGLWEHWRDETSGETVESCTILTTDANDELADIHERMPVILDPASFATWLDPDTEPETAQALLGPYPADRLTAYPVSTRVNAVANDDPGVIAPFEQGQGETRPLL; via the coding sequence ATGTGCGGGCGCTATTCCATCACCCAACCGGTTGAGGCCATCCAGCGTGTCTTCAAGGTGGCCGAGCGGCCCAACCTGCCGCCGCGCTACAACGTGGCGCCGACGCAGGACGTGCCGGCCGTGCGCCAGGGCGACGACGGCGAACGCCACCTGGCGCTGCTGCGCTGGGGCCTGATCCCCTTCTGGGCCGACGACCCGAGCATCGGCAGCCGCATGATCAACGCCCGCGCGGAATCGGCGGCGCAGAAGAACGCCTTCCGGGCCGCGTTCCGGCGGCGGCGCTGCCTGGTCGTCGCCGACGGCTTCTACGAGTGGAAAAAGCCCGAGACGAAGGGCGGGCGCAAGCAGCCGTACCGCGTGACGCTGACCGACGGCGGGCTGTTCGCCTTCGCCGGGCTGTGGGAACACTGGCGCGACGAGACCAGCGGCGAGACGGTGGAGAGCTGCACCATCCTCACCACCGACGCCAACGACGAGCTGGCCGATATCCACGAGCGCATGCCCGTGATCCTGGACCCGGCCAGCTTTGCGACCTGGCTCGACCCGGACACCGAGCCCGAAACCGCGCAGGCGCTGCTGGGGCCGTACCCGGCCGACAGGCTTACCGCCTATCCCGTATCCACGCGCGTCAACGCCGTCGCCAACGACGATCCGGGCGTGATCGCGCCGTTCGAGCAGGGCCAGGGCGAGACGCGGCCGCTGTTGTGA
- a CDS encoding methyl-accepting chemotaxis protein translates to MHTVRLATKLPVVVTVSALMVAAVTGGVSFLVAKDSLYQASRERLAALLETRGAAIEAYAGSVRRDLELLATSEQVRAAADAFRIAHTGLGFDENAMLRKVFVEQNPKKPENRSELIEAEGRTASSYNRPHANHHPFFRSFARVRGYADIYLVSAKGDVIYSVNKRADFARNLNDGKWAKTGLGRVYAAARKAEGEPKLHFTGFRAYAPLNGAPSGFVARRVLSADGKLLGVIAARLPAARVSQLTAKAPGLGRTGEIVAVGGDGRLRTDVRGLDGSQILDRSVDNAAVRAAQQGRTGAAEVTGLRGNSALTVYEPVTVLGERWALLAQQDLSEINAPANALVWRVLAVIALAGGLVAAAGWLFARTTARPIAAMTDAMKTIAQGTTDIEVPGRTRRDEIGDMADACAVFRDAIRDSQKLAEEEQAKQERQAARARKLAELTDAFDRTATQVLESVGQQTSALSNTADRVHTIAETANGKARQAATGAQEANANVQTVATAAERLDASIQAIAGQVSDATQVANDAVAEADRAGEQVRSLSEAADKIGEVVTMIQDIAEKTNLLALNATIEAARAGEAGKGFAVVADEVKTLANQTSKATQDIGEHVQRVQAETGDAVTAIERIGESIRRIDTQAGEIAGAIEQQREAASEITGNAQHAAKGTQDASQYIEEVSSAADETDQAAGDVVASVRALTEQADHLRGEVDRFLQDVRGI, encoded by the coding sequence ATGCACACCGTTCGATTGGCCACCAAACTGCCCGTCGTCGTCACCGTTTCCGCGTTGATGGTGGCGGCCGTGACCGGCGGGGTCTCCTTCCTGGTGGCGAAGGACTCCCTCTATCAGGCGTCCCGAGAGCGCCTGGCGGCCCTGCTGGAGACGCGCGGGGCGGCAATCGAAGCCTATGCCGGGTCCGTCCGACGCGACCTGGAGCTGCTGGCGACGAGCGAGCAGGTGCGCGCCGCCGCCGACGCCTTCCGCATCGCCCACACCGGCCTCGGCTTCGACGAGAACGCGATGCTGCGCAAGGTTTTTGTCGAGCAGAACCCGAAGAAACCCGAAAACCGCAGCGAACTGATCGAGGCCGAGGGGCGCACGGCCTCCTCCTACAACCGGCCGCACGCCAACCATCATCCCTTCTTCCGCAGCTTCGCCCGGGTGCGCGGCTACGCCGACATCTATCTCGTCAGCGCGAAGGGCGACGTCATCTACTCGGTGAACAAGCGCGCCGACTTCGCCCGCAACCTGAACGACGGCAAGTGGGCGAAAACCGGCCTGGGCCGGGTCTACGCGGCCGCGCGGAAAGCCGAGGGCGAGCCCAAGCTGCACTTCACCGGCTTCCGGGCCTACGCGCCGCTGAATGGCGCCCCCAGCGGCTTCGTCGCCCGGCGCGTGTTGAGCGCCGACGGCAAGCTGCTGGGCGTGATCGCCGCCCGCCTGCCCGCCGCGCGCGTGAGTCAGCTCACCGCCAAGGCGCCGGGGCTGGGCCGCACGGGCGAGATCGTGGCGGTCGGCGGCGACGGCCGCCTGCGCACCGACGTGCGGGGTCTGGACGGCTCCCAGATCCTCGATCGCTCGGTGGACAACGCCGCCGTTCGGGCGGCGCAGCAGGGGCGGACGGGCGCCGCCGAGGTGACCGGCCTGCGCGGCAACAGCGCCCTCACGGTCTACGAACCCGTGACCGTGCTCGGCGAGCGTTGGGCCCTGCTGGCCCAACAGGACCTGAGCGAGATCAACGCCCCCGCCAACGCGCTGGTTTGGCGGGTGCTGGCGGTGATCGCGCTGGCCGGCGGGCTCGTCGCGGCGGCGGGCTGGCTGTTCGCCCGCACCACCGCGCGGCCCATCGCCGCGATGACCGATGCCATGAAGACGATCGCGCAGGGCACGACCGACATCGAGGTTCCCGGCCGCACCCGCCGCGACGAGATCGGCGACATGGCCGACGCCTGCGCCGTCTTCCGCGACGCCATTCGGGATTCCCAGAAACTGGCCGAGGAGGAGCAGGCCAAGCAGGAGCGTCAAGCCGCCCGCGCCCGCAAGCTGGCGGAGCTGACCGACGCCTTCGACCGCACGGCCACCCAGGTACTGGAAAGCGTGGGCCAACAGACGAGCGCGCTGAGCAACACGGCGGATCGCGTGCACACCATCGCCGAGACCGCGAACGGCAAGGCCCGGCAGGCCGCCACCGGCGCGCAGGAAGCCAACGCCAACGTGCAGACCGTGGCCACCGCCGCCGAGCGCCTGGACGCCTCCATCCAGGCGATCGCGGGTCAGGTGAGCGACGCCACGCAGGTGGCCAACGACGCCGTCGCGGAAGCCGACCGCGCCGGTGAGCAGGTCCGCAGCCTCTCCGAGGCGGCCGACAAGATCGGCGAGGTGGTCACGATGATCCAGGACATCGCGGAGAAGACCAACCTGCTGGCGCTCAACGCCACGATCGAGGCGGCGCGCGCCGGTGAGGCCGGCAAGGGCTTCGCCGTCGTGGCCGACGAGGTGAAAACCCTCGCCAATCAGACCTCCAAGGCCACGCAGGACATCGGCGAACACGTCCAGCGCGTCCAGGCGGAGACGGGCGACGCCGTCACCGCCATCGAGCGCATCGGCGAGTCCATCCGCCGCATCGACACCCAGGCCGGCGAGATCGCCGGCGCCATCGAGCAACAGCGCGAAGCGGCCTCCGAAATCACCGGCAACGCCCAGCACGCCGCCAAGGGCACACAGGACGCCAGCCAATACATCGAGGAAGTCTCCTCGGCCGCCGACGAAACCGACCAGGCCGCCGGCGACGTGGTGGCGAGCGTGCGCGCGCTCACCGAGCAGGCGGATCACCTGCGCGGCGAGGTCGACCGCTTCCTCCAGGACGTGCGGGGCATCTGA
- a CDS encoding sensor histidine kinase has product MRLSSAVRRLRAPDIGLKLFVQNAVGGLGMAALIVLVLVVAERSTDALRRVDSVTERTIFLNQQIVEPLGRLRQHTLSLVLAPGAERRATVDAKVAELTEELDGAIARWRRRASGEAAERAARLQTAWTAYKDLIRHTRTQMEAGRREAAYLTVTGRGRKQFAALQSLMTESMGRLNGRSDRLHDQAVTNSVATRNVAIGIALFTALALGLAGWVLTRSISRPVAALTGAMRRLAEGDLDAEVPARERGDEIGRMARTVQIFRENARERERLRAEHAHAEEARTRLLEILENTPDVIGMATPDGRTTYINPATEWLIGLDRDAVAGRTIEQYHPRWATERVLHEALPTALAGGVWTGETALLTADGTEIPVSQVIFAHFDSQGEVIRLSTIMRDISDQKRMERHLVEARDQAAAANAAKTRFLSTMSHELRTPLNAIIGMSEVIRDRLLGDDIEQYASYADDIRKSGGHLLELVNDLLDMSRLEAGRYELNPEPLQTGEILHECARMVEPRAEPAGISLGVDRTAPRLLADERALRQVVLNLLTNAVKFAGEGGRVTVGAARTDAGDLAIAVTDTGPGIAEADLDRVLHPFEKSEERLSSDHQEGTGLGLAITRQLMTLHDGELYLASAPGEGTTATAVFPAGRVLDDGQVRSVAGRSA; this is encoded by the coding sequence ATGCGTCTTTCGTCCGCGGTCCGCCGGCTGCGCGCGCCGGATATCGGACTCAAGCTGTTCGTCCAGAACGCGGTCGGCGGCCTCGGGATGGCGGCGCTGATCGTGCTCGTCCTGGTGGTCGCCGAGCGCAGCACCGACGCCCTGCGGCGCGTCGACAGCGTCACCGAGCGCACGATCTTCCTGAACCAGCAGATCGTCGAACCCTTGGGGCGGCTGCGCCAGCACACGCTTTCCCTCGTGCTCGCCCCCGGGGCCGAGCGCCGCGCCACGGTGGACGCCAAGGTCGCCGAGCTGACCGAGGAGCTGGACGGCGCCATCGCGCGCTGGCGGCGACGCGCCTCGGGGGAGGCCGCCGAGCGGGCCGCGCGGTTGCAGACGGCGTGGACGGCCTACAAGGACCTGATCCGGCACACGCGCACGCAGATGGAGGCCGGCCGCCGCGAGGCGGCCTACCTCACGGTCACGGGGCGGGGGCGAAAGCAGTTCGCCGCCCTTCAGAGCCTGATGACCGAGAGCATGGGGCGGCTGAACGGCCGCAGCGACCGCCTGCACGATCAGGCCGTGACGAATTCGGTTGCCACGCGCAACGTCGCCATCGGCATCGCGCTATTCACCGCCCTGGCGCTGGGGCTCGCCGGCTGGGTGCTGACGCGCAGCATCAGCCGCCCGGTGGCCGCGCTCACCGGGGCCATGCGCCGGCTGGCCGAAGGCGACCTCGACGCCGAGGTGCCGGCGCGCGAACGCGGCGACGAAATCGGCCGCATGGCGCGGACGGTCCAGATCTTCCGCGAAAACGCGCGCGAACGCGAGCGCCTGCGCGCCGAGCACGCCCACGCGGAGGAGGCGCGAACGCGGCTGCTGGAGATCCTGGAGAACACCCCCGACGTCATCGGCATGGCGACGCCGGACGGGCGCACCACCTACATCAATCCCGCCACGGAGTGGCTGATCGGCCTCGACCGGGACGCCGTCGCCGGGCGTACAATCGAGCAGTATCACCCCCGCTGGGCGACTGAGCGCGTGCTCCACGAGGCGCTGCCCACCGCACTGGCCGGTGGCGTCTGGACGGGGGAAACGGCCCTGCTCACCGCCGACGGCACCGAAATCCCGGTTTCCCAGGTGATCTTCGCGCACTTCGACTCCCAGGGTGAGGTGATCCGCCTGTCCACGATCATGCGCGACATCTCCGACCAGAAGCGGATGGAGCGCCATCTCGTCGAGGCGCGCGACCAGGCCGCCGCGGCCAACGCCGCCAAGACGCGCTTTCTCTCCACGATGAGCCACGAGCTGCGCACGCCGCTCAACGCCATCATCGGCATGTCGGAAGTCATCCGCGACCGCCTGCTCGGCGACGACATCGAACAGTATGCGAGCTACGCCGACGACATCCGCAAGAGCGGCGGCCACCTGCTGGAGCTGGTCAACGACTTGCTGGACATGTCGCGGCTGGAAGCCGGGCGCTACGAACTCAACCCGGAGCCCTTGCAGACCGGTGAGATCCTGCACGAATGCGCGCGCATGGTCGAGCCGCGCGCCGAGCCGGCGGGGATTTCGCTGGGCGTCGACCGGACAGCCCCCAGGCTGCTGGCCGACGAGCGGGCGCTCCGCCAGGTGGTTCTGAACCTGCTGACGAACGCCGTGAAATTCGCGGGCGAGGGCGGCCGGGTCACGGTGGGCGCCGCCCGGACCGACGCCGGCGACCTGGCGATCGCCGTCACCGACACGGGTCCCGGCATCGCCGAGGCGGACCTGGATCGCGTGCTGCATCCCTTCGAGAAGAGCGAGGAGCGCCTGTCCAGCGACCATCAGGAGGGCACCGGGCTCGGCCTCGCCATCACGCGCCAGCTCATGACGCTACACGACGGCGAACTCTACTTGGCGAGCGCGCCCGGCGAGGGGACAACCGCGACGGCCGTTTTCCCGGCCGGGCGCGTGCTCGACGACGGCCAGGTCCGGTCCGTGGCGGGCCGGTCGGCATAA
- a CDS encoding type II toxin-antitoxin system HicB family antitoxin, translated as MHWPGAHHCPGTAGAGEAPAPAHHPAGHVRPGNPSPRKDGAMKGYYAIVRHAPDNDYRVIFPDLPGCGCTAPTVEEALHQAEQALRLHLADLDASGEPAPAPRPADGMLAEAARISAVAAACLRPPAA; from the coding sequence ATGCATTGGCCCGGCGCCCATCATTGCCCGGGCACCGCCGGCGCGGGAGAGGCCCCGGCGCCGGCGCACCATCCCGCCGGCCATGTACGGCCGGGAAACCCATCCCCACGGAAAGATGGAGCCATGAAAGGGTATTATGCGATTGTTCGGCACGCGCCGGACAACGATTACCGAGTGATCTTCCCCGACCTGCCCGGCTGCGGCTGCACCGCGCCGACGGTCGAGGAAGCCCTTCACCAAGCCGAACAGGCGTTGCGCCTTCATTTGGCCGACCTCGACGCCAGCGGCGAACCGGCGCCGGCGCCGCGCCCGGCCGACGGCATGCTGGCCGAGGCCGCGCGCATCTCCGCCGTCGCCGCCGCCTGCCTCCGCCCACCGGCGGCCTGA
- the ectA gene encoding diaminobutyrate acetyltransferase, protein MTPENLQNRVQADALHPAARADVQDAGGTATASTPANPRKDAKRYRFRAPETGDGAAIYKIVEDSGVLDLNSAYSYLMLGEYLADTCLVAERKGGIVGFVSGLVPRTKPETLFIWQVASAESERGRGLAKRLVHAMLSRPACRHVRYIEATVTPSNKPSKRLFRALARDLDAGFTIGQGFDADLFPGEGHESERLIRVGPFQPAASA, encoded by the coding sequence ATGACCCCAGAAAATCTTCAGAACCGCGTTCAGGCGGATGCGCTGCATCCGGCTGCTCGGGCGGACGTTCAGGACGCGGGCGGGACGGCCACCGCCTCCACGCCCGCCAACCCCCGCAAGGATGCCAAGCGCTACCGCTTCCGTGCCCCGGAGACGGGCGACGGCGCCGCGATCTACAAGATCGTCGAGGACAGCGGCGTTCTCGACCTCAACTCGGCCTACAGCTACCTGATGCTGGGCGAATACCTGGCGGACACCTGCCTGGTCGCCGAGCGCAAGGGCGGGATCGTCGGCTTCGTCTCCGGGCTGGTGCCGCGCACGAAGCCGGAAACGCTCTTCATCTGGCAGGTCGCCAGCGCCGAGAGCGAGCGCGGGCGCGGCCTGGCCAAGCGGCTGGTGCACGCCATGCTGTCGCGCCCGGCGTGCCGCCACGTGCGCTACATCGAGGCGACGGTGACGCCGTCGAACAAACCCTCGAAGCGCCTCTTCCGCGCGCTTGCGCGCGACCTGGATGCCGGCTTCACCATCGGCCAGGGTTTCGATGCCGATCTCTTTCCCGGCGAGGGCCACGAAAGCGAGCGCCTGATCCGCGTCGGGCCCTTCCAGCCCGCCGCGTCGGCCTGA
- the ectB gene encoding diaminobutyrate--2-oxoglutarate transaminase gives MDTTDPLHSVETHESAVRSYSRDFPVTFATAKDAVMRTRAGDAYIDFFAGAGALNYGHNNALLKRALIDYLEGDNVTHSLDLVTEARARFLQRFHDIVLAPRGMDYRVMFPGPTGTNCVEAALKIARKVTGRRPIVSFTNAYHGMTLGALAATGNRGKRGGAGTALPDVVFAPLDGALGAGVDTLDHLEAMLANTSSGVDLPAAAIVETVQGEGGVHPASMGWLQRLQRICRAHGMLLIVDDVQAGCGRTGTFFSFEPAGLDPDLICLSKSIGGYGTPLALTLIKPEHDVFAPGEHNGTFRGHNPAFVTGAAALEAYWRDDAFERGVRAKAEIVRERLEAIAARHPGLKPSVRGRGLMQGLVLDVPGAAEAVSHAAFARGLILETAGARDEVAKLLPPLTIDEATLSKGLDILADAVAAVAREMGGAERSAAA, from the coding sequence ATGGACACCACCGATCCGCTTCACAGCGTCGAAACGCACGAGTCCGCGGTGCGCAGCTACAGCCGCGACTTTCCCGTCACCTTCGCCACGGCGAAGGACGCCGTGATGCGCACGCGCGCCGGCGACGCCTACATCGACTTCTTCGCGGGGGCCGGGGCGCTCAACTACGGCCACAACAACGCGCTCTTGAAGCGCGCGCTGATCGACTACCTGGAAGGCGACAACGTCACCCACAGCCTCGACCTCGTCACCGAGGCGCGGGCCCGCTTCCTGCAACGCTTCCACGACATCGTCCTGGCCCCGCGCGGGATGGACTACCGGGTCATGTTCCCGGGGCCGACGGGCACGAACTGCGTGGAGGCGGCGCTGAAGATCGCCCGCAAGGTCACCGGCCGGCGCCCGATCGTCAGCTTCACCAACGCCTACCACGGCATGACACTGGGCGCCCTGGCGGCCACGGGGAACCGCGGCAAGCGCGGCGGTGCCGGAACGGCGCTGCCGGACGTGGTGTTCGCGCCCCTCGACGGCGCGCTGGGCGCGGGCGTGGACACGCTCGATCACCTGGAGGCCATGCTCGCCAACACCTCCAGCGGCGTGGACCTGCCCGCCGCCGCCATCGTGGAGACGGTGCAGGGCGAGGGCGGCGTGCATCCCGCCAGCATGGGCTGGCTCCAGCGCCTCCAGCGCATCTGCCGCGCGCACGGCATGCTGCTGATCGTGGACGACGTCCAGGCCGGCTGCGGGCGCACGGGCACCTTCTTCAGCTTCGAGCCGGCGGGCCTGGACCCGGACCTGATCTGCCTGTCCAAGTCCATCGGCGGCTACGGCACGCCGCTGGCGCTGACGCTCATCAAGCCCGAGCACGACGTCTTCGCCCCAGGCGAGCACAACGGCACCTTCCGCGGCCATAACCCCGCCTTCGTGACGGGTGCGGCGGCGCTGGAGGCCTACTGGCGCGACGACGCCTTCGAACGCGGCGTGCGCGCCAAGGCCGAGATCGTGCGGGAACGGTTGGAGGCCATCGCCGCCCGGCATCCCGGCCTGAAGCCGTCCGTGCGCGGGCGCGGGCTGATGCAGGGCCTCGTGCTGGACGTGCCGGGTGCGGCCGAAGCCGTGTCCCACGCCGCCTTCGCGCGCGGGCTGATCCTGGAGACGGCCGGTGCGCGGGACGAGGTGGCGAAGCTGCTGCCGCCGCTGACGATCGACGAGGCCACGCTCAGCAAGGGCCTGGATATCCTTGCCGACGCCGTGGCCGCGGTTGCGCGCGAAATGGGCGGCGCCGAGCGGTCGGCCGCGGCGTAA